The DNA window ACGACCGGGCACCCTTTCTCAATTTATTAACCGTATTTTTATCTTTTCATCTATTATAGATCAGTGATAATCTTGTATTGAGGAACAAGAGTTTTCATAATAACCCATGCAATAAGATAAGCAAAGGCACATACACCAAACATAATTCCGTAAGCTACAGTTGGATTAGCAGCATACAAGTCTGTGATAAATCCGGCAAACAGCTGAATCAATACACCACCGATACCACCGGCCAAACCACCGATACCTGTTACAGAAGCGATAGCCTTTTTAGGGAACATGTCAGATACTGTAGTGAACAAGTTAGCCGACCAAGCCTGGTGAGCAGCACCTGCCAGACAGATAATACCTGTAGCTATATACATAGCAGCGCTACCAAAGTGTTCTACATTACCAAAGTATTGAGTCGACAATAAAGCAACAGGGCAAAGAGCGATAAGGAACATGGAAGTCATACGGGCTTTGTAAGCATTCATACCCTTGTTCATAAAGAACATTGGAATACTACCACCAAATACACTACCAATAATTGCGATACCGAATACAATAAATGTAGGCCACATTACTTCCTGAGTAGTCATGTGGAATTGTTTTTTCAGGTAGTCAGGCAACCAGAACAACAAGAACCACCAAACACCATCAGTCATGAACTTACCGAAGAAGAAAGACCATGTTTGTGGGTATCTTAACATTTTACCCCATGAAATCTTTTCCTTTATACCAGCCTTTTCATTTTCAACCTGTTCAGGAGTAAGTTCAGCATCGTCAATGTGAATATAGTCATATTCGCTTTGGCTAATCTTACCAGTTTCAAGCAACTTCTTCTGTGATTTGAATAGTGCAAACCAGAAGAACAACCAAATAAAACCAATACCACCTGTCAGGATGAATGCCATCTTCCATCCAAGAGCCGGACCGAAGTAAACCAAACACCATGGAACAAACAGTGCAGAAATCATTGCACCTACGTTCGAACCACTGTTAAAGATACCGGTTGCCAAAGAACGTTCGCGTTTTGGGAACCACTCTGTTACAGTTTTGATAGATCCAGGGAAGTTACCGGCTTCACCAAGTCCGAATACACTTCTGATTGCTACGTGCAAAGCTACAGTCTTTCCTACAAAAGCATTAGCGATACCACTAAATGACCACACAATTAAAGAGAGGGCCAATCCCATCTTTGCACCGATCTTATCAATAACAACACCGGAGAAAACAGTGAAGCCAGCATAAGCGGCAGTAAAGAATGCAGTAACATAAGAGAAGTCAGAGTTACTCCAACCAAAACCACCTTCTGCCACTGGTGAGCAGAAAAATTCTTTTAGAAAGGCAATTACGTTACGATCCATGTAGTTAATGGTCGTAGCAAAGAATAGTAAGGAACAAATAACCCATCTGTAACGGGTCATTTTTTCATTCACATTCTGAAATGTACTCATGATAAATGATTTAATAATTAGTAATTTTAAAATAATGGGACCAAAATTAATGATTATTATCGAGACGTATGGTATATTTTTTGCTCAAAATAGTGTATAATTTGATTGTAAAAATCTGAAAGTTATTACATTTGCAAAATAAATAAATGGAAATATCTGAAAACTGTAATTTATGGAAATAAAAAAGAATACCCCTCAATGGTTTGCTGTCTATACTGCTCCTCGTGCAGAAAAAAAGGTTCGCGAACGTTTTCAGCAGTCGGGTATCGAGCATTATCTTCCTGTTCAGATGGTTACCAGGAAGTGGCACGACAGACTAAAAAAGGTGGAACAGCCAGTTCTCACAGGCTATATTTTTGTCCGTATCCTCCCCGAGGAAGCTTCTAAAGTGCTGATGACCTACGGTGCCATAGCTTTTGTGCGCGAGCAATCCCGCCCTGCTGTTATTCCCGATAGTCAGATAGAGCGTCTTCGCCAGATGGTGGAAATTTCGGAAGAAGAGATTGAGTTTACTCCTGCCGATCTGGATCCTGGAACACCCGTTCGCATCGTTCGTGGCGAGCTGGCTGGTCTTATTGGTGAGATGGTGGAGGTCAAAGGCAAGTTTAAGGTTGCCGTTCGTCTCTCCGGATTAGGGTGTGCGCTCACAACTGTTAGCGCCAGTTGTTTGGAGAAGCTTTAATTTTTTATTTTGCTTTGATTGCAACTGGCCTTTTCTTTTGCCTTGATGCAAAAGAAACAAAAAATCAAGGCTGCATTTTTTTTGCTAAAATCGAGAGGCTTGTAGCGGAAGGTGCTGAAACTCGCTTCGCTCAAACAGCAGCCCCTTCTTTTCGCTACAAACCTCCCGATTTCTTCACGCAAAAAAAAAGAGGCCGGTCCTGTTGGTTTCTGAGCGGGCTGCTGTTGTGGACTGATTAGCTTTGCTTCGCTCGCTTGTCACTTCGTGACATTTTTCTTTTCCGCTCGGCTGCGCCTTCGTGTTTTGCTTGGCTACGGTTTTGGACCAATTAGCTTTGCTTCGCTCGCTTGTCACTTCGTGACGGTTTTTTGGCTTTGCTCGGCTTTGCCTTTGCTTTTCTGGCTTATTGTAGGAATTCTGTTGCTGGTATCATTTTTATTTTTAGTCCACTTTCTTCAAAAATATCTTTTTGATTGAATGTTACTATTGTTCCTTCGTTTATATTAAAATACTTCATGGCTTCAACTAGTCCGTTGTATTCCCGTTCAAAATTAGTGTCTTCAATCTTGTAGCACACTTGTATTACATCCTGAACTTTACCTTTGTTCATTGCTATAAAATCACATTCTCCTTTATCTTTAAAGTAATAGATGCCGGGATATTTGCTTCTTAGATAAAGAAATACCGCATTTTCAAGTTTGTGTCCGGTGTTGTCTGTAAATGCTGTTGAATTTTCATTGAATAATCCCAGGTCCATGGCATAAATCTTTTTGGGATTTCTGGCTTGTGCTTTTAATGAGTAATTGAATTGAGGGATAAACTCAAGTAAATAAGAATCTTTCAGATACGAAAAATACTCAAGAATAGTACTGCTTGATTTTATTCCATACATTCCTTCCAGTTTATTGGCAGAAACAAGATTACCTATGTTAGATATCAGATATACTGCCAACTGACGTAGAGAATTTACATCGCGTATGGAATGACGGATTGCTATGTCACGAATCAAAATATCATCCATCAAGTTATTAAGTATCACGCCCATCCCACTTTTAACATACTCAGGAATTCCTCCATGTGCCAGATAATCATTAAGTGAATCCGAATTATTTTCAAGCTTCTTAAATGATAAAAACTCATTATACGAGAAAGGGAATAACTCACAGGTAATATGTCTGCCGGTGAGATGCGTTCCCAGCTCTTTACTGAGAAGCGATGCATTCGATCCGGTAATAAATATCCGGTATCCTTCATTGAGCTTCTGGTGAATAAACATTTCCCATCCACTCACTATTTGAATCTCGTCAAAAAACAGAACGTTTATTTTTCTTTTACTGATTTCATTACCAAGCCGTGCAAAGTCCGATATCTCAAAACCGGCCAAACGGGTATCTTCAAAATTAAGATAGATAGCATTGCTAAATCTTTCTTTTAATAACTGAAGTAAAAGAGTACTCTTTCCACACCTCCGAATGCCGGTTACAATTGTTGCATAAGTTTCTATAACAGGCAACCTATTCAAAGCATCACGTCTCAGTCCTGTATCTTTTCTTAGAAATACATCCCATTGAGAATCTATAACTCCTGCTATTTGTTCCTGCGTAATCATCTCATTGTCATTTATATAATCACAAAGATATACTATTTCCCAATAGTAGCAAATAAAATCTCCCATTATTATCGGGTAAAGTCTCCCAATGCTATCGGGAGAAATCTTTCAATACCTTTTTTTGCTTTGAGTGCAGCTTTCCTTTTCTTTTTGCTTGATCAAAAAGAAACAAAAAATCAAGGCTGCATTTTTTTTGCTAAAATCGAGAGGCTTGTAGCGGAAGGTGCTGAAACTCGCTTCGCTCAAACAGCAGCCCCTTCTTTTCGCTACAAACCTCCCGATTTCTTCACGCAAAAAAAAAGAGGCCGGTCCTGTTGGTTTTGGGAGCGGGCTGCTGTTTTGGATCGATTAGCTTTGCTTCGCTCGCTTGTCACTTCGTGACGGTTTTCTTTTCCGCTTGGCTGCGCCTTCGTGTTTTGCTTGGCTGCTGTTTTGGACTGATTAGCTTTGCTTCGCTCGCTTGTCACTTCGTGACTGTTCTTCTTTTCGCTCGGCTTCGCCATTGCTGGTGGGTTGTGGATCAATTAGCTTTGCTTCGCTCGGCTTTTCACTTCGTTCTTTGCTTGGTTACACTATTGCTCGGCTTCGCCATTGTTCGTCATCGTTCGGCTTTGGGGTTCTATTCTTCCCAAATAGGTTCAGCTTGCCAATTCTCTGGAAATCCCATAGCTCGTATGTCTATTCCTGGATAAGTATTCAATAAAGTTTCTATCTTTGTTTTGAATGTATTGTGGGGAGAAATTGTATATAGAAAGTAACGTATCATACAAATTCGATAATACATTCTACGTTTATCTGTTTTAAGGGGATTTATCCAATGATAATTTAGATTTTTGGGTTCAGCCGGACTAATAGGCAATTCTCTATTCCACATGCGGGAATGATGACAACACATATTACGTAAACCACTTATTACAATTAGCCATGATGTAAAAACAGGTGGTTGTAACCCGAAATGCTGAGCTATCTTTTTCTTTAAAGTTTGATCTTTTAAGTTCAAATAAATATGAGCTAAACTTCCAAAAGGAATAATTTCTGTTATCATCCATGATGGAGGGTATTTTTCTAAATAAGTATTCCGAAAATGAGATATGAAATCTTCTTTAGAATTTTGTAATTCCTTATCTATTGATACTAATGTGTTTTGATATTTATTTTGGTCACTAAAATATCTATTATCAGTCAACCAGAATAGGTCTCCAAATTGTAAACTAGCGAAATTGGTTATACAACTTCGAATAGCTACTTCAATTTTTTCGATCTCATTAAATAATAGTAATCGAAATTTCCGGTCAAAACGATAAATATTCATAACTTGATAAAAAGTAGCACCATCTTTATAAAGATGCTTTTCTTTTGGGAATTTTAAAAGAGGATAAAAGTAACCGCTTAATCGAAAATATCCAATATTAGTAAGATAATTGCTTGCCTTTTTTTCGTTTGGAATAATCAAACCTCTTTCTTTGAGAAGATTAATTAGTTGGTTAGGAGTATAACAAGTTTTATTAAAATGTGTTTTCATAGAGTCTAAAATAAAACGACCCGCCGATTTGAGCATTGTTAAGAGGCTTGGCGGGTTCTACTGGTTGCAAAGATAATACAATATACTGAAAAAACAAAATATTTTTATATTATTGAATTTATTCGAAAGGTCCATAGGTGTGAAGCCGAACTGAAAGAAAACCGTCACGAAGTGACAAGCGAGCGAAGCAACGCTAATTGGTCCAACCACCCACCGAACGATGGCGTAGCCGAGTGGTAGCAGCAAGACTGGCCTCATGAGTTTTACGTTAAGAAATCAGGGGATGAAGAGCGTTAAAAAGAAAAAGCTGTTTGAGCGCAGCGAGTTCTTTTTCTTTAGCTCAGCATCCCCTGATTTTAGTAAAATTCGTGCAGCCTTGATTTTTTGTTTCTTTTGCATCAAGGCAAAAGAAAAGGCCAGTTTAAGAAAGAAACCTAAATAGCAGTAAACTTAAAAAACCGTTAGACGAATATTAAATCCCTCTAACGGCCTAAATAAAATATATAAAGAATTTATTTGCTAAGAGCAACCTTGTCAAGAACAGGAACCTTCACTCCTGAAAGTGAATCCTGCCTAATGTCATTAAGCTGTTCAAAAACAACAATCTTATTAGAACCCTTTTTCAAAAGGCATCCCGGAAGATAAAGCGTTTGTTGCGGACCAACCTTCCAATAACGACCCAGGTTAAAACCATTCACAAACACAATACCCTTGCCCCATGTAAAAGTTAAAGCTCACCCCGTTATCCAGATACTTCTTCGTCTGTTTCGCCACATTTTCGGCAGATACCTTCTGGAACGGTTCCCCCCAGTGGTCCAGCCATCCCGGGTAGAACTCAGCCACCATGTACGGGCCCTTGCCACCGTTAAACTCATCCACCACCTTCTTCAGGTTCTTTATGTTATCCTCACCGTTGGCAGTAGGCAGCGCACCCTCAATGGCACCCCCTTTGAACAGCCAGCTACCGTCCGAGGTAAACATCGGAATGTCGAAACCCGCATCAAGCAACTGCTGGCGAATGGTTGCACTATATTTCTTGTGAGTCTCCAGCGGAATATCCGGACGCTGCGCTACGTAAGATCCAAATTCATTCTCAGCCTGCACCATTACCACCGGTCCACCCTTTGTAATCTGCAAGTCGCGCACCTCATTGGCCAGCTTGTTAATGTACACCTTGCACGAATCCAGAAACTGCCTGTTGTCCGTGCGAATCACCAGTCCCGGAGTCTTTTGCAGCCACCACGGGTAGCCACCAAATTCCCATTCCGCACAAGCATACGGACCCGGGCGCAGAATCACCATCAGTCCCACTTCCCCTGCAGTCTTAATAAACTCACGTATATTGCGGTTCCCCGTTTTAAAGTCCCACACCCCCGGAGCCGTTTCGTGATAGTTCCAGAACACGTAAGTAGCCACAGCGTTCAGCCCCATGGCCTTCATCATCTGTAAGCGGTGGCGCCAGTACGGAGCCGGCACACGTGCAAAGTGCATTTCCCCCGAGTGAATCTGAGTCGGTTTGCCGTCATACAGAAAGTTTCCGTCCTTTATGGCAAACGAGTGTTTCGCCTGTTCGGCAAAAGCAGCTCCGCTTATCAACATAAGAGCCACAAGCAAAGCAGAGAGCTGTTTTTTCATGTTTAGTCTGTTGTAGAGTAATAATTAATCTAATAACCGCCAAATATAATAAATTTATTTATTAATTATTCCTGCTTGAATAAAATTTTAAGTAAAATGAACTAAAATAACAGTCAGGATGTTTAATAAACAAAGCACACAATCAAATGAAAAACATTATTAAAATAATCGCCCTCCTGCTCATGGCAGCCATCGTAAGCGGATGCCGGTCCACAAAGAACGTGGCCTACCTGCAAGGCGTTGAGAATCTTACCGATGAGCAACTTCAACGAAGTGCACAATCCTATAGTGCAAAGATAAAGCCCAACGATATGCTGCGCATCATAGTAAGCGGAGCCGAAGATCCCGATACCTATATGCCCTTCAATCTATTAACTTCAATACCCTATAACGAAAACGCCACCCAGGCCAATGCCTCCTTGCAAAGCTACCTGGTAGATACCCGTGGCACCATCGACTTCCCCGTGCTGGGAAAGCTCTATGTAGTTAATTCCACTACCGATCAGGTAAAACAGATCATTACCGAAAAGCTGAAAGACTACCTCAAGGCCGACCTTGTAGTTACCGTGCGCTTTGTCAACTATAAAATCTCCGTGCTGGGCGAAGTCAACCAGCCCGGCGTATTCACCGTGCCCGACGAAAAAATAAGTATCCTGCAAGCCCTTTCCCTGGCAGGAGACCTCACCCTCTATGGCCGCAGAGATGTAGTAAAGATTCTGCGGGAGGAGTCCGATGGCCACAAAACCATCACCACCCTCAACCTCAACGACCGCAACCTCATCTTTTCCCCCTTCTATTACCTCCGTCAGGGCGATG is part of the uncultured Bacteroides sp. genome and encodes:
- a CDS encoding Abi family protein, with translation MKTHFNKTCYTPNQLINLLKERGLIIPNEKKASNYLTNIGYFRLSGYFYPLLKFPKEKHLYKDGATFYQVMNIYRFDRKFRLLLFNEIEKIEVAIRSCITNFASLQFGDLFWLTDNRYFSDQNKYQNTLVSIDKELQNSKEDFISHFRNTYLEKYPPSWMITEIIPFGSLAHIYLNLKDQTLKKKIAQHFGLQPPVFTSWLIVISGLRNMCCHHSRMWNRELPISPAEPKNLNYHWINPLKTDKRRMYYRICMIRYFLYTISPHNTFKTKIETLLNTYPGIDIRAMGFPENWQAEPIWEE
- a CDS encoding ATP-binding protein, translating into MGDFICYYWEIVYLCDYINDNEMITQEQIAGVIDSQWDVFLRKDTGLRRDALNRLPVIETYATIVTGIRRCGKSTLLLQLLKERFSNAIYLNFEDTRLAGFEISDFARLGNEISKRKINVLFFDEIQIVSGWEMFIHQKLNEGYRIFITGSNASLLSKELGTHLTGRHITCELFPFSYNEFLSFKKLENNSDSLNDYLAHGGIPEYVKSGMGVILNNLMDDILIRDIAIRHSIRDVNSLRQLAVYLISNIGNLVSANKLEGMYGIKSSSTILEYFSYLKDSYLLEFIPQFNYSLKAQARNPKKIYAMDLGLFNENSTAFTDNTGHKLENAVFLYLRSKYPGIYYFKDKGECDFIAMNKGKVQDVIQVCYKIEDTNFEREYNGLVEAMKYFNINEGTIVTFNQKDIFEESGLKIKMIPATEFLQ
- a CDS encoding UpxY family transcription antiterminator — translated: MEIKKNTPQWFAVYTAPRAEKKVRERFQQSGIEHYLPVQMVTRKWHDRLKKVEQPVLTGYIFVRILPEEASKVLMTYGAIAFVREQSRPAVIPDSQIERLRQMVEISEEEIEFTPADLDPGTPVRIVRGELAGLIGEMVEVKGKFKVAVRLSGLGCALTTVSASCLEKL
- a CDS encoding polysaccharide biosynthesis/export family protein translates to MKNIIKIIALLLMAAIVSGCRSTKNVAYLQGVENLTDEQLQRSAQSYSAKIKPNDMLRIIVSGAEDPDTYMPFNLLTSIPYNENATQANASLQSYLVDTRGTIDFPVLGKLYVVNSTTDQVKQIITEKLKDYLKADLVVTVRFVNYKISVLGEVNQPGVFTVPDEKISILQALSLAGDLTLYGRRDVVKILREESDGHKTITTLNLNDRNLIFSPFYYLRQGDVVYVEPNKARAKGAGVGAATNIVFSVVSVVIGVASLIVTIAR
- a CDS encoding MFS transporter: MSTFQNVNEKMTRYRWVICSLLFFATTINYMDRNVIAFLKEFFCSPVAEGGFGWSNSDFSYVTAFFTAAYAGFTVFSGVVIDKIGAKMGLALSLIVWSFSGIANAFVGKTVALHVAIRSVFGLGEAGNFPGSIKTVTEWFPKRERSLATGIFNSGSNVGAMISALFVPWCLVYFGPALGWKMAFILTGGIGFIWLFFWFALFKSQKKLLETGKISQSEYDYIHIDDAELTPEQVENEKAGIKEKISWGKMLRYPQTWSFFFGKFMTDGVWWFLLFWLPDYLKKQFHMTTQEVMWPTFIVFGIAIIGSVFGGSIPMFFMNKGMNAYKARMTSMFLIALCPVALLSTQYFGNVEHFGSAAMYIATGIICLAGAAHQAWSANLFTTVSDMFPKKAIASVTGIGGLAGGIGGVLIQLFAGFITDLYAANPTVAYGIMFGVCAFAYLIAWVIMKTLVPQYKIITDL